In the genome of Pseudomonas protegens, one region contains:
- a CDS encoding acyl-CoA dehydrogenase C-terminal domain-containing protein, with the protein MPEYQAPLRDMRFLIDHVFDFHAGYAALGASDASPDMVSAILEEGAKFCENVLAPLNCSGDEEGCHFANGVVTTPKGFKQAFAQYVEGGWHGLAADPAYGGQGLPQSLGLVISEMVGSSNTSWGMYPGLTHGAMSAIHAHGSPEQKQLYLRKLTAGQWTGTMCLTEAHCGTDLGLIKTRAVPQADGSYAVSGSKIFISAGEHDMSDNIIHLVLAKLPDAPAGTKGISLFIVPKFLPDAAGEAGERNAVSCGSIEHKMGIKASATCVLNFDGARGFLIGEANKGLNCMFTMMNHARLGTGMQGLCLGEASFQGAVRYANDRLQMRSLSGPKSPDKAADPIIVHPDVRRMLLTMKALNEGNRALAYFTAQLLDVAHLGADPAQRQDAENLLAFLTPICKAFMTETGLEVTNHGMQVFGGHGYIREWGMEQLVRDCRIALIYEGTNGIQALDLLGRKVLGSQGKLLLGFTRIVHKFCGAHAEHPQLKAYIAQLDGLNRQWGELTTRVGMAALKNPDEVGAAALDYLMYSGYIVLAYLWLRMALAAQQQLDAGQGDSDFAGAKLATCEFYFKRLLPRTAAHLAAIEAGSDCLMQLPARWFAL; encoded by the coding sequence ATGCCCGAGTATCAAGCTCCCCTGCGTGACATGCGCTTTCTGATCGATCACGTCTTTGACTTTCATGCCGGTTACGCCGCGCTGGGGGCCAGCGATGCCAGCCCGGACATGGTCAGCGCGATTCTTGAGGAAGGGGCGAAGTTCTGCGAGAACGTCCTGGCCCCGCTGAATTGCTCGGGTGACGAGGAAGGCTGTCATTTTGCCAATGGCGTAGTGACCACTCCCAAGGGCTTCAAGCAGGCCTTCGCGCAATACGTCGAAGGCGGCTGGCATGGCCTGGCCGCCGATCCGGCCTATGGCGGTCAGGGACTGCCCCAGTCCCTGGGACTGGTCATCAGCGAAATGGTGGGGTCCAGCAACACCTCCTGGGGCATGTACCCGGGACTGACCCATGGCGCCATGTCGGCGATTCATGCCCATGGCAGCCCTGAACAGAAGCAGCTGTACCTGCGCAAGCTCACCGCCGGGCAATGGACCGGCACCATGTGCCTGACCGAAGCCCATTGCGGTACGGACCTGGGCCTCATCAAAACCCGTGCGGTGCCCCAGGCCGACGGCAGCTATGCGGTGTCGGGGAGCAAGATTTTCATCTCCGCCGGCGAGCACGACATGAGTGACAACATCATCCATCTGGTGCTGGCCAAACTGCCGGACGCACCGGCCGGGACCAAGGGCATTTCCCTGTTCATCGTGCCCAAGTTCCTGCCGGATGCGGCAGGTGAGGCCGGCGAGCGCAATGCAGTGAGTTGCGGCTCCATCGAGCACAAGATGGGGATCAAGGCCTCGGCCACGTGCGTATTGAACTTTGACGGCGCCAGGGGCTTTCTGATCGGCGAGGCCAACAAGGGCCTCAATTGCATGTTCACCATGATGAACCATGCGCGCCTGGGCACCGGGATGCAGGGCTTGTGCCTAGGGGAAGCCAGCTTCCAGGGCGCGGTCCGCTACGCCAACGATCGTTTGCAGATGCGCTCCCTGAGCGGGCCCAAGTCCCCGGACAAGGCGGCGGATCCGATCATCGTCCACCCGGATGTACGGCGCATGCTGTTGACCATGAAAGCCCTCAACGAGGGCAACCGTGCCCTGGCCTATTTCACTGCCCAGTTGCTGGACGTGGCCCACCTGGGCGCCGATCCGGCCCAGCGCCAGGACGCCGAGAACCTCCTGGCGTTCCTGACCCCGATCTGCAAGGCCTTTATGACTGAGACCGGCCTTGAGGTGACCAACCACGGCATGCAGGTGTTTGGCGGTCACGGCTACATTCGTGAGTGGGGCATGGAGCAACTGGTGCGCGATTGTCGTATCGCCCTGATCTACGAGGGCACCAACGGCATCCAGGCTCTGGACTTGCTGGGCCGCAAGGTGCTGGGCAGCCAGGGCAAGCTGTTGCTGGGGTTTACCAGGATCGTGCACAAGTTCTGTGGGGCACATGCCGAGCATCCCCAGCTCAAGGCCTACATCGCGCAACTGGATGGCTTGAACCGTCAGTGGGGCGAGTTGACCACCAGGGTCGGCATGGCCGCGCTGAAGAACCCGGACGAAGTGGGGGCCGCGGCCCTGGATTACCTGATGTACAGCGGTTACATCGTCCTGGCCTACCTCTGGCTGCGCATGGCCCTGGCGGCTCAGCAACAGCTCGATGCCGGCCAGGGGGACAGCGATTTTGCCGGCGCCAAGCTGGCGACCTGTGAGTTCTACTTCAAGCGCTTGTTGCCGCGTACCGCCGCGCATCTGGCGGCGATCGAAGCCGGCAGTGATTGCCTGATGCAACTCCCGGCGCGCTGGTTCGCTCTGTAA
- a CDS encoding acyl-CoA dehydrogenase C-terminal domain-containing protein, whose protein sequence is MADYKAPLRDMRFVLNEVFEVAKLWAQLPALAETVDAETVEAILEEAGKVTARSIAPLSRAGDEEGCHWNDTVVTTPQGFTQAYQTYAEGGWVGVGGDPEFGGMGMPKAVSAQVEEMVNSASLAFGLYPMLTAGACLSIHAHASEELKATYLPNMYAGVWAGSMCLTEPHAGTDLGIIRTKAEPRADGSYAISGTKIFITGGEHDLTENIIHLVLAKLPDAPAGPKGISLFLVPKFLVNADGSLGERNPVSCGSIEHKMGIQASATCVMNFDQAIGYLVGEPNKGLAAMFTMMNYERLGVGIQGLATGERSYQNAVEYARDRLQSRAPTGPQAKDKVADPIIVHPDVRRMLLTMKAANEGGRAFSTYVAMQLDTAKFSEDAETRKRAESLVALLTPVAKAFLTDLGLETTVHGQQIFGGHGYIREWGQEQLVRDVRITQIYEGTNGIQALDLVGRKIVGSGGAFYRLFADEIRHFTATADGQLAEFTRPLNAALDNLDELTAWLLDRAISNPNEIGAASVEYLQVFGYTAYAYMWALMAKAALGKEQEEEFYASKLGTARFYFARLLPRIHSLTASVKAGSESLFLLPAEQF, encoded by the coding sequence ATGGCTGACTACAAAGCGCCCCTGCGCGATATGCGCTTCGTCCTCAATGAAGTTTTCGAGGTCGCCAAACTCTGGGCCCAGTTACCGGCATTGGCTGAGACAGTGGATGCCGAGACTGTCGAGGCGATTCTGGAAGAAGCGGGCAAGGTTACCGCCCGCAGCATCGCTCCGCTGAGTCGCGCTGGCGACGAGGAAGGCTGTCACTGGAACGACACCGTGGTCACCACTCCCCAAGGATTCACCCAGGCTTATCAGACCTACGCCGAGGGCGGTTGGGTCGGCGTGGGGGGTGATCCCGAGTTCGGCGGCATGGGCATGCCCAAGGCGGTGTCTGCCCAGGTCGAGGAAATGGTCAACTCCGCGAGCCTGGCCTTTGGCCTGTACCCGATGCTTACGGCGGGCGCCTGCCTGTCGATTCATGCCCACGCCAGCGAAGAGCTGAAAGCCACTTACCTGCCGAACATGTACGCCGGTGTCTGGGCCGGTTCCATGTGCCTGACCGAGCCCCATGCCGGCACCGATCTGGGCATCATCCGCACCAAGGCCGAACCTCGGGCCGACGGTTCCTACGCCATCAGCGGGACCAAGATCTTCATCACCGGCGGTGAACACGACCTCACGGAAAACATCATCCATCTGGTGCTGGCCAAGCTGCCGGACGCGCCGGCCGGTCCCAAGGGGATTTCCCTGTTCCTGGTGCCCAAGTTCCTGGTCAACGCCGATGGCAGCCTGGGCGAGCGCAACCCGGTGAGCTGCGGCTCCATCGAGCACAAGATGGGCATCCAGGCTTCGGCCACCTGCGTGATGAACTTCGACCAGGCCATCGGTTACCTGGTGGGCGAGCCGAACAAGGGCCTGGCGGCGATGTTCACCATGATGAACTACGAGCGCCTGGGGGTGGGTATCCAGGGGCTGGCCACCGGTGAGCGCTCCTATCAGAACGCTGTTGAGTACGCCCGTGACCGCCTGCAGAGCCGTGCGCCTACCGGCCCGCAAGCCAAGGACAAGGTCGCCGATCCGATCATCGTGCATCCGGACGTGCGGCGCATGCTGCTGACCATGAAGGCCGCCAACGAAGGCGGTCGAGCCTTCTCCACCTACGTGGCGATGCAACTGGATACCGCCAAGTTCAGCGAAGACGCCGAAACCCGCAAGCGCGCGGAAAGCCTGGTGGCCTTACTGACCCCCGTGGCCAAGGCGTTCCTGACCGACCTGGGTCTGGAAACCACGGTGCATGGCCAGCAGATTTTTGGCGGGCACGGCTACATTCGCGAATGGGGCCAGGAACAACTGGTGCGCGATGTGCGGATCACCCAGATCTACGAAGGCACCAATGGCATCCAGGCCCTGGACCTGGTGGGGCGCAAGATCGTGGGCAGCGGCGGGGCGTTCTACCGCCTGTTCGCCGATGAAATTCGCCATTTCACAGCAACGGCCGATGGGCAACTGGCAGAGTTCACCCGGCCGTTGAATGCGGCCCTGGACAACCTGGATGAACTGACCGCCTGGCTGCTGGATCGAGCGATCAGCAACCCGAACGAAATCGGCGCGGCGTCAGTGGAATACCTGCAGGTGTTTGGCTACACGGCTTACGCCTACATGTGGGCGTTGATGGCCAAGGCGGCGCTGGGCAAAGAGCAGGAAGAGGAGTTCTATGCCAGCAAACTGGGGACCGCGCGCTTCTACTTCGCACGTCTGCTGCCGCGTATTCACTCCCTGACCGCCTCGGTGAAAGCGGGCAGCGAATCGCTGTTCCTGTTGCCGGCTGAGCAGTTTTAA
- a CDS encoding LysR family transcriptional regulator produces MDFKQLRYFVAVYEEGHVGRAAERLSISQPALSQQIRQLEQNLDVSLFERSSKRLLPTLAAHTLYNHALPLLDGLQQAREALRNFKGQALRTLAIGVLQTVHTSLVPQMLERVRKAQPHLVVQIYELTGLEIERRLLNGSLDIGISYLPPRQPGLHGVPLYEDELTLVIPAQHPLREFKKVSMSQAAELPMLLLGEEFQVRQIWQAQLANLGRRPQVQAELNNMAGILDSLPHTQLATVLPGRSQQQHSNSELLWKPLSEPRVPLRVGLVCRDLQRQQGTLELLRTLLEDSMSAHDGRLGAAVVPDILG; encoded by the coding sequence ATGGATTTTAAGCAACTGCGTTATTTCGTCGCGGTGTATGAAGAAGGCCACGTGGGCCGTGCTGCCGAGCGCCTGTCGATCTCGCAACCGGCACTGTCCCAGCAGATCCGCCAACTGGAGCAGAACCTCGACGTCAGCCTGTTTGAACGCAGCAGCAAGCGCCTCTTGCCGACCCTGGCCGCCCACACCCTCTACAATCACGCCCTGCCCCTGCTCGACGGCCTGCAACAGGCTCGCGAAGCCTTGCGCAACTTCAAGGGCCAGGCCCTGCGCACCCTGGCTATCGGCGTACTGCAAACGGTGCACACCAGCCTGGTGCCGCAGATGCTCGAACGGGTGCGCAAGGCCCAGCCCCATCTGGTGGTGCAGATCTACGAGCTGACGGGCCTGGAGATCGAACGGCGCTTGCTCAATGGCTCGCTGGATATCGGCATCAGCTACCTGCCACCACGCCAGCCGGGCTTGCATGGCGTTCCGCTCTATGAAGACGAACTGACACTGGTCATCCCCGCGCAGCACCCTTTGCGCGAATTCAAGAAGGTGTCCATGAGTCAGGCGGCGGAACTGCCGATGTTGCTGCTGGGAGAGGAGTTTCAGGTGCGTCAGATCTGGCAGGCACAACTGGCCAATCTGGGACGGCGCCCGCAGGTGCAGGCGGAGCTGAACAATATGGCCGGCATCCTCGACAGCCTGCCCCACACCCAATTGGCCACCGTGCTGCCGGGGCGTTCGCAACAGCAGCACAGCAACAGCGAACTGCTGTGGAAGCCCTTGAGCGAACCCAGGGTGCCGTTGAGAGTCGGATTGGTCTGTCGCGATCTGCAGCGTCAACAAGGCACGCTGGAATTGCTGCGCACCTTGCTGGAAGACTCGATGAGTGCCCACGACGGACGCCTGGGCGCTGCTGTGGTGCCGGATATCCTGGGCTGA
- a CDS encoding MOSC domain-containing protein: protein MNTVYVDGVYIGKAKNLGQGLVIDTDKHPVANRLWLWPQGLGSDEQGDPRFHTGPERALHHYPAEHYAHWRKRYPQFDWSAPAFGENLSSRGLTEEQVCLGDLFRWGGALLQVSQPRSPCYRLSQRWGLVNLPRQAQDNGRCGWFYRVLKPGVVQADEPFELIQRSYPGLTVAWALRSFFLEPLEPAGLKTLIDCPALSSRWRDIAIKRLRTGRVEDWSARLLGLPLEGLRA from the coding sequence ATGAATACCGTTTACGTCGATGGTGTTTACATAGGCAAGGCAAAAAATCTCGGCCAGGGTCTGGTCATCGATACCGACAAGCACCCGGTTGCAAACCGTCTCTGGTTATGGCCACAAGGCCTGGGCAGCGATGAACAGGGTGATCCGCGCTTTCATACCGGTCCTGAACGGGCCCTGCATCACTATCCCGCCGAGCATTACGCCCATTGGCGCAAACGTTATCCACAGTTCGATTGGTCGGCCCCGGCCTTTGGCGAAAATCTCTCGAGCCGCGGCCTGACCGAAGAGCAGGTGTGCCTGGGGGACCTGTTCCGCTGGGGCGGTGCGTTGTTGCAGGTCAGTCAGCCCCGTTCACCCTGCTACCGCCTGAGCCAGCGCTGGGGGCTGGTCAACCTGCCTCGGCAAGCCCAGGACAATGGCCGTTGTGGCTGGTTCTACCGGGTGCTCAAACCCGGCGTCGTCCAGGCGGACGAACCCTTCGAACTGATCCAGCGCAGCTATCCCGGCCTGACCGTGGCCTGGGCCCTGCGCAGCTTTTTCCTGGAGCCCCTGGAGCCTGCCGGTCTGAAAACCCTGATTGATTGCCCCGCGCTGTCCTCGCGCTGGCGCGATATCGCCATCAAGCGCCTGCGCACCGGCCGGGTCGAGGACTGGTCCGCGCGCCTGTTGGGGCTGCCCCTGGAGGGCTTGCGGGCATGA